The genomic segment AACGTCACTACGGTGGTTTGACAGGTTTGAACAAAGCTGACGCTGCTGCAAAACATGGTGATGAACAAGTTCACATCTGGCGTCGTTCATATGATGTTTTGCCACCAGCAATGGATCATGATGATAAATATACAGCTCACGGAGACCGTCGTTATGCTGGTCTTGAAGATTCATTGATTCCTGATGCTGAAAACCTCAAAGTTACTTTGGAACGTGCCCTTCCATTCTGGGAAGACCAAATCGCTCCAGCTTTGAAAGAAGGCAAAAATGTCTTTGTTGGTGCGCATGGTAACTCAATCCGTGCACTCGTTAAACAAATCAAAAAACTTTCAGATGATGAAATCATGGATGTTGAAATCCCTAACTTCCCACCACTTGTTTTCGAATTTGATGATAATTTGAATGTTACATCTGAATACTATTTGGCACCAAAACAAGCTTAACCGTTTGGATAAAGCCTGTCAAAAGGAGTTGTCAGTTCAACGTGATCGATAACTATCAGCATAGCTCAAAAGTCTGTCAGTTTAATGCAATTAACGTGAGCATTGAATCTGTGGATAAAAGCTTTGTCAGCAGAGCTGAAAAAGCTGTCAGTATACTGACAGCTTTTTTTGTTGTTTGAATCAGACAATTGACTTTGCATTTTAATTGAAAAAAACGATAGACTTGTATAAACTAGGATTATATCAGTGGTATTTGGTAAGAGATTTTTATGATAAAATGACCACAGTGCTGATTTATCATTACTTTTTTCAATGGATTATCTATCGTCAAAAATTGTAAGGAAAAGTTTTTATAAATGTGGTAAAATATGTAAGTATAATTTCAAAAAAATTGATAAGTGATAGAGTTGTTCCAAAGCTTACCTTGCTCTTACTTGAACTATTCTGCGCAAAAAGGTGCAAAAACCTGATAAGAAAGTAGAGATTGGGAACACATCAAATGTATCGGAGTGCAAATGCCAACGAATAGAAGAAAAAACGACAAGACTGAAAGTGTAAATAAAGAAAAGAAAACGATGAAACATCCAGCAAAATCAATTCCTGCTCGGGTGAATATTTTATTTTTTGTGATTTTTATTCTTTTCATGATTTTGATTGCAAAACTTTTTAATATGCAAGTGTTAAATTCACATTTTTATGCGGATAAGATTGTTAATTCGGGGTCGAATGTTCAGATTATTGAGGGGGCACCGCGCGGAAATATTTATGATGCGACGGGCAAACCATTAGCGACAACTACTCCTGTTCAAGCTGTCGAATTCACTCGTGGACAAAATACGACGGCTGAGGAGATGCGACAAGTTGCTGACCGTTTGGCAACGATTCTTCCAAGTACCATTGATGCAGGAAATCTGACTACTCGTGATAAAAAAGACTATTTTCTTGCAGATACAAAAAATCTTGATAAAATCGCAAATAGCTTGACTGAGAAAGAAAAAACTGATAAGCAAGGGAATGACTTATCTGGAGCGGAAATCTACGATGTTGAGTTGACCAAAGTTAAAGATAGTGATATTAATTTCACCCCACAACAAACTTTTGCAGCGAAATTATTCAAAGAGATGAATGGTACAACGACTTTTAATACGACAATGATTGCTGCAGGAGATATTACCCCAGAGCAACAAGCCAATATTGCCGAACACGAAAGTAGTTTACCAGGGATTAGCATCGGAACTTCCTGGACACGCACTTATGCTCAAAATGCGCTCACTCCTCTAATGGGTGGTGTAACTAGTGAAAAACAAGGTATTCCAGCGGATGACCTTGATAAATATTTGAAAAAGGGTTATCAACGAAATGACCGAGTGGGTGTCGCTTTTCTAGAAAAAGCTTATGAAAGTGATTTGCAAGGGACACATAATATCAGTAAAGTCGAAATTGATAAAAATGGTAATGTGTCAGGAACAAAGACAGTTCAGCAAGGAAAACGTGGCGATGATTTGAAATTGACGATTAATTTGGATTTCCAAAACAAAGTAAACAATATCGTCAAAACCCAACTTGACCAATTGATACAACAAGGTTTTGGTGAGTACAATAAGGGAGCCTACGCCGTAGTATTAAATGTTAAAACTGGTGCAGTGCTTGCCTTGTCAGGTTATCAAAGAGATCCAAGTACAGGTAAGATTACAGAGAACACACTTGGAACTTTCCAATCTGTCTTTACCCCAGGGTCTGTCGTGAAGATGGGGACATTGACGGCGGCATGGAACGCAGGTGTAATTTCGGGCAATGCGACTCAAACAGCACAAGCTATTCAATTCCAAGGTTCGTCTCCTATTCTTGACTGGTGGGGAAGCAACGGAACTGAAAGTCCAATGGCACTCACTGCTGTGCAAGCATTGCAATATTCATCAAATACTTATATGGTTCAGCTTGCAATGAAAATGCTTGGTGATCCTTATGTCAAATCTGGTCAAACTCTGGATGATACTGATCGTGTGAAAGTTTATAATGAGTTACGTAAAGCCTATGCTTCTTACGGCTTGGGAACCTCAACAGGGCTTGATATTCCGGGAGAATCACAGGGATACATTCCTGCCTCAGACTCAACAGAAGCAACAGGTTCAAATCTTTTGATGGAAGCATTCGGTCAGTATGACAACTATACTCCACTACAACTCGCCGTTTATGCAGCAACCCTAGGAAATAATGGGACGCGTCTTGCTCCTCATCTTGTTCAAGGTGTTTATGAAGGCGATACTAGTGGTGGCTTAGGGGGCTTAGTAAAAAATATTACACCTAAAATTATGGATAAAGTGAATGTTACACCAGATAATATGGACGTTTTGCACCAAGGAATGTACGAGGTTGTTCATGGTGCACCAGGCTTGACTACAGGTACAGGTATGAGTCAGGCAAATGTTTCTATCTCAGCTAAGACAGGGACGTCAGAAACGTCATTCCAACTTCCAAATGGAACATGGACAAATCTGACTGCAAATAATGCGGTAGCTTTCGCCCCTACAGATGACCCACAGATTGCGATTGGTGTTGTTATCCCAAATAACACAGAAAATAATGCAAGTAATGGAACAAAGGCGAACCAAAATATTGTCACTCAAATCACAAATCTTTACTATTCTAATGCAGCATATCAAAAAGAATAAAGTCAAATTTATTCTTTTTTTTTTGAAGAAATGCCTTTGGTATTCTTTTCATTTTTGGGGAAATATAGTAAAATGATGAGAGTTGAAAATGAAATAAAGAATTGAGGGGAAATGTACTATCCAGAACCTATAGCAAAGCTGATTGAGTCGTTTTCTAAATTACCCGGAATTGGGCAGAAAACGGCGACAAGGTTGGCTTTTCATACCATTGGCATGGATGACCAAGATGTCAATGAATTTGCTAAAAATCTACTATCTGCAAAGCGTGATTTACGTTTTTGCTCAATTTGTGGCAATTTGACTGAAACTGACCCTTGTGGGATTTGTACGGACACTACTCGTGATAAATCTACTATCTTAGTAGTAGAAGAGTCTAAAGATGTACTAGCAATGGAAAAAATTAGAGAATATCGTGGTCTATACCACGTGTTGCATGGGACGATTTCGCCAATGAATGGAATTAGTCCTGATGAGATTAATGTAAAGTCGCTCATTATAAGATTGATGGATAGTAGTGTTTCAGAAGTTATTATTGCGACAAATGCAACCTCTGATGGTGAGGCAACAGCCATGTATTTAGCGAGAATGATTAAGCCAGCAGGGATAAAAGTGACACGGTTGGCGCGTGGCTTAGCAGTTGGCTCTGATATTGAGTATGCCGATGAGGTAACGCTTTCCAAAGCTGTCGAAAATCGTATGGAAATCTGATTTTTAAATAAAATACACATTTTATTGCTGAAAAAACAGACGGTCAGTGATAAAATAAACAAGGACAATGAATTTTTATCGCTAGCCATTTTTTGTCAGCTTGGCAGAATAATAGACAATTAGACGAAAGTTAAGGGGTGCCATTCTAGTTGCCCAGAGGTCAAGCGAGGTTGGACACATAAGCCATAATAGCGAAAGATGTGTTTGTCAGTATACTGACAGAAATGATTACAGGAGTTAAGAGAGATGATGTCAAAAGAAACTTTAATTTTACTTTATGGTGGTCGAAGTGCAGAGCGTGAGGTTTCTGTTTTGTCGGCTGAAAGCGTGATGCGTGCGGTAAATTATGACCGTTTTAATGTCAAAACATACTTCATCACAAAGTCTGGTGATTTCATCAAAACGCAAGAATTCATAACGCTACCTGCTACTGACGAAAAATTGATGACCAATGACAGTGTTGTGTGGAATGACAAGATTGCGCCGTCAGCGATTTATGAAACAGATGCTGTCGTTTTTCCTGTGCTACATGGACCAATGGGAGAAGATGGCTCTATTCAGGGCTTTTTAGAGATTTTAAAATTAGCTTATGTTGGACCAAATATTTTGTCAGCAAGTAGTACAATGGATAAATTATTGGCAAAACACGTCTTTGAATCTGTCGGAGTTCCTCAAGTTCCTTATGTCGCTGCATTTGCAGATGAAAATCAAGCTGAGATTGCTGAAGAAGTTGTCGAAAAGCTTCAATTTCCAGTCTTTGTAAAACCAGCAAATATGGGCTCAAGTGTCGGAATCAGTAAAGTTGAAGATTTAACAGAACTAGCACGTGCGCTGACAGAAGCTTATAAATATGATAATCGCGTTGTCATTGAACAAGGTGTGGATGCTCGCGAAATTGAGTGTGCTGTCCTTGGCAATGGTGGCGAAATTTCAGCGACACTGCCAGGTGAAGTCGTGAAAGATGTCGCATTTTATGACTATAATTCTAAATATATTGATAATAAAATTCAGATGGATATTCCAGCGCACATTGCGCCAAAGCTTGCTGAACAAATTCAAACTTATGCAATTAAAGCGTATAAAGCGGTCAATGGCGCGGGCTTATCACGTTGTGATTTTTTTGTAACAACAGATGGAAGATTGTATCTCAACGAAATTAACGCTATTCCAGGGTTTACGCAATGGTCAATGTATCCACTACTCTGGGAAAATATGGGTTTGAGCTATTCAGCTTTGATTGAAAAATTGGTTGATTTGGCAAAATCTGCCTTTGAAATTCGAGAAAAACACCTTTTGTAAGAATTAAAAATCTATCATAAAAAGTCTATCAGTTCAATGCGATTACCATGAGCATTGAATCAGCGAATGGAGGACTTATCAGCATAGCTGAGAAGTCTGTCAGTTCAATGCGATTATCGTGAGCATTGAATCAGCGAATAGAGGACTTATCAGCATAGCTGAGAAGTCTGTCAGTTCAATGCGATTATCGTGAGCATTGAATCAGCGAATAGAGGACTTATCAGCATAGCTGAGAAGTCTGTCAGTATCCTGACAGACTTTTTTTTATTAAAAAATTCACGAAAATCGCACTAGTGTACACTAGTGAAGGAGTTCTTGACAGAACTCCTTCATCAATTAATTGAATAGAGGATTTAAAGCGTGCAAAGTGAATTGGAGAATATTTATCATTCAAAGATAAACAATCTGAATTTTTTGTTAGTGGATATTGCTTATCGTAAACCCCATTTGCACTTTGATATGGAAGTATCATTTGTTCTTGAAGGAAAAGGAAAAATTAGAACTCAAGAACAAGAATTTACCATCCAAGCAGGGCAAGGTATTATTTTTAATAGTTGCCAGATTCATGAGTTCATCTCAGAGCAAGCCATGAAAGTCTTGGTCGTGCAGTTTAGTACAACGATTCTTGAGATTGTTTTTCCACAGTTGGATCGGACCAACTTTGAGAGCCAACCTTTTGACTTGGAGAATAATCCTGAAGTCCTTTATTTTATTCTTCAAGCAGCTTTGAGCTATTTTGAAGAAGGGACACATTCTCCGCTGCGCGTGCATGGTTATACCTCGTTGGTTCTGGATGGGCTGATGGAAATCTGCAATTATGACATTTTGAGTGCGGCTCAACAAAATAAATTAATGGACTTACAAGAGCGTATCCAACGGATTTCTTCGTACATCCATGAACACTACACCAGCAAGATTTCTCTGGATGATTTAGCTACACGTGAAGGATTTTCTCGGACTTACTTTAGTCACTTTTTTAAAAATAATTTTGGCATTACTTTTAAAGAGTACTTGGATAACTTACGTTGTGAAAAAGCACGCACCCTTCTCGCCTCGACAAATGAAAACTTGCTCACGATTTCCTATATCTGCGGTTTTTCTGATATTAGGACGTTGAATAATGCATTCTCTAAGTGTTATGATATTTCCCCTAAAGACTATCGAAAAAATAATTTGAATTCACCAGTTGTCATAAAAATGTCTTTTAATCAAGATGAGCTTGACAACCAAAAAACCTACAATGACAAAGAGAGTTTTGAGTTACTTCAAGATTATTTAGAAGCACGATTTACAAATTTTAGTCTTAAGTCCTGACCAATCTCTCATTGAAATGAGCAACTATTGCCGGCTTTTTTGTCAGTAAAAATGCTATAATGAAACTACTATGAAACTCACAATCCAAGAAATCGCAACAGTAGTCCGTGCAAAAAATAATCTGTCAGAACTGACAGACACAGAAATCCGTAACATTGAATTTGACAGCCGTCTGATTAAGTCAGGTGATATTTTTCTTCCACTCAAAGGAGCTAGAGATGGACACGAGTTCATTGATACAGCCTTTGAAAATGGGGCTATTATTACGTTTTCCGAAAAAGAAATCAATCAACCACATTTTCTTGTAGAAGACAATCTTGTCGCCTTTCAAACCTTAGCCCAGTACTATCTCAAAAAAACAAAAGTGCCTGTTATTGCAGTGACAGGAAGTAATGGTAAGACAACAACCAAAGATATGATTGCCGCTGTCTTATCGGAAAAATACATAACTTACAAAACACAAGGAAACCATAATAATGAAATTGGCCTTCCTTACACGATTTTGCATATGCCTGAGCGGACAGAAAAGCTTGTTCTTGAAATGGGCATGGATCACCCAGGAGATATTGATTTTCTCTCAAAACTTGCCCAACCAGAGCTTGCACTGATTACACTGATTGGCGAAGCTCATTTGGAGTTTATGGGTTCCAGAGAGGCAATCGCTAAAGGAAAAATGGGGATTACCGCGGGTCTTCATGGGGAACTCATTGCACCTGCCGACCCGATTATCAATACCTACATTCCTGAAAATCAAAAAATAACACGGTTTGGACCAAATGAAGATATTTTTATCACAAAACTTGTAGAACACAAGGAGTATCTGAGCTTTAACACTAACTTTCTTGATGAAACCATCACAATCCCAGTTCCTGGAAAATATAATGCCACAAATGCGATGTTGGCAGCATATGTTGGACGTCATTACGGCTTGTCCGAAAAGCAAATCAAAGAAGCACTAGGAAAAGTTGAACTTACCCGTAATCGCACAGAGTGGAAAAAAGCTGCGAACGGAGCCGATATTTTAAGTGACGTTTACAACGCAAACCCTACAGCGATGAAGCTGATTTTAGAAACTTTCCAAGCCATCCCCAAAAATGAGAATGGGAGAAAAATCGTAGTACTTGCGGATATGCTAGAGCTTGGAGAGACGGCAGCACAGCTTCACGCAGATATTTTGAAAACTCTAGATTTTACGACAATTGATAAAGTCTATCTTTACGGACCATTGATGGAGAATCTAGCAAAAGCTACAACAGACAAGCCTGTCAGTCACTTTACAGACCTGTCAGCACTGACAGAATCCCTGTCAGCCAGCTTGACTCCTCAAGACCAGATACTTTTTAAAGGTTCCAATGGCATGAGATTAGCGACAGTTGTTGAAGCTCTGACAAATAAAAAATAAAACACTGATATTCAGTGTTTTTATTTTAAAACTAAATTATCAGAAAATTTAACTAATTCTTGACATTTAAAAATCAGTTAAGTATAATATCAATACATTGAATGTTCAGAAAAATCAGAACGTTCGTTGAATGTCATTATTAAAGAAATGAGTTTGCTCACTCTGCCTTAGCAACTTGGATTTACAGCAATTTCCAAACAGTTTGACCTCTAACTCATCTCTTAAGGAGAAAACAAATGAAAAAAAGTAAGCTCATCGGCTTGTCCGTCCTTTCGTTAGCATCAGTTGGCGTTCTTGCCGCTTGTGGAAATAGTAGCAGTGCTCAAAAAAATATCCAATTTTCTATCCCGACAGATGTCGCTTCTTTGGACACTACTTTGCTCACTGACCAGTACTCTTACGATGTTGCAGGAAATGTTGAAGAAGGAGCAACTCGTGTAAATAGTAAGGGTGATGCTGCGCTAGCCTTAGCAAAATCAATTGATGTTTCAAAAGACGGTTTGACCTACACGATTACTTTAAGAGATGGCTTGAAATGGTCAAACGGAGATAAACTCACAGCCAAAGATTTTGTCTATGCGTGGCAACGTGCCGTAGACCCAAAAACAGGCTCAGAGTACGCCTACCTCATGGGTGCAGTAAAAGGTGCCAATGATATAATGGCAAGCAAAGCTGCAGTAAATACATTGGGCATTAAAGTAGATAGTGATACTCAATTTACCGTTACTTTAGCACAACCAACCCCTTATTTCAAATTCCTCCTTTCAGAACCCGTTTATTATCCCCTTGACCAAAAAGTTGTCGAAAAATACGGTAAACAATTCGGGACGACATCCGCGAAGATGGTTTATGACGGACCATTCATGTTTACCTCAAAAAATGGTTGGACAGGGACAAATAAAAAATTCTCTATCTATAAAAATCCAAACTATTATGACAAATCAGCTGTGAAATCTGACGAGATAGATTTCCAAGTCATTAGCAATGCCAATACTGGCGCGCAACTCTACAAGCAAAAGAAACTTGACTTCACTTTGCTCCCAACAACAGACCTGATTAATGCAAACAAAAACGTCAAAGGTTTTACAGTATTTAAACAAGCCAGAACAGATTATATCGAGTATAACCAATCAGGAAAAAATGCTTCAAGTACAGATGCTCAAAAAGCATTAGCCAATCAAGATATTCGTGAAGCACTCAATCTTGCGACAAACCGTAAAGAAGTTGTTCAAACAGCATTACCAGACTCAACACCAGCAACAAGCTTTACTCCAGTTGGCATGAGTAAAACAGCATCAGGAGAAGATTTTGCAACGTATGCCAAACAAGATTATACCTATGACGCTGCAAAAGCTAAGACCTTATGGGAAAAGGGACTAAAAGAAACGGGACTCACAAAAGTCACGCTGAGTTTTGAAGCAGCAGGTGACCTCGCACCATCTGCCGCCACAGCAAACTATCTCCAAACTTCCTATGAAAAAGCACTTCCAGGACTAACCATTAATCTGAAACTTGTACCATTCCAACAACGCTTAAAAGATGCACAAAATGGTACATTTGACATGATTCTTTCAGGTTGGGGAGGAGATTATGCGGAGCCTTCTACATTCCTCCAACTCTTTACCACAGGACAAGCCTATAACGATGGTAAATTCTCAAGTAAAGCATACGATAAAGCATTTACCGAAGCAACAACGACACCAGATGTATTAAATCCCACAAAAGTAGATGAACATTACAAAGCAGCAGAAATAGCGCTTTATCAAGGATCATACATCAATCCTGTAGATTTCCAAGCTAATCCAGCTCTTATGAATCCAAATATCAAAGGCTTAGAATTCCATTCAACAGGGCTTGCCTATGATTTAAAAACAGCATATTTGAAATAATAAAAAATAGCTCAATTGAGCTATTTTTTCATAAAATCATTGAATATAGAAGAATCCCACAAAAAGGAGTTTTAATTTTATGAAAAATATGTTTTACAAAATAAAACAAAAAATATTCAGAAAAATCTATCATTTCTCTTGACAAGCTTAAACGAACCTGATAAAATAAAGCATATCGAATTTTCAGATAATTGTAATTAAACTAGAAAATTCAAAAATAAATGCAAAAGAGGGAAATCACATGAAAACTTGGAAAAAAGTTACTTTAGGTACAGTAGCACTTGGCTCTGCAGCATTACTTGCTGCTTGTGGCTCAGGCTCAGGTTCAGCTTCAAAATCAAGTCGAGCACCACAACTTGCCATCCCGACAGATATCTCAACACTTGACTCGTCAATGGCGACGGATACATATTCAAATATTTTCATCGGTAACACTGAAGAAGGCGCAACACGTGTTAACGCTGAAGGCAAAGCAGTTCCAGCGTTGGCTAAAAGTGTAGAAGCTTCGTCAGATGGTTTGACTTATACGATTAAATTGAGAGATGGATTGAAATGGTCAAATGGAGATTCGCTTACAGCAAAAGACTTCGTCTACGCTTGGCAACGAGCAGTAAATCCTAAGACTGGTTCACAATATGCTTATCTCATGGCTAATATTAAAGGCGCATCTGAAATTATGGCAAGTAAAGCCGACCCAAGTACTCTTGGAATTAAGCAAGTTTCAGATACAGAGTTTACCGTCACTTTGACGACACCAACACCATATTTTGACTTCTTGCTTTCTCAATCTGTTTACTATCCTTTAAATCAAAAGTTTGTTGAAAAGTATGGCAAAGACTATGGAACTTCATCAGCTAAAACACTTTATTCAGGGCCATTTGTTTTCAAAGGAAAAGGATGGACAGGAACCAATGGTTCATTTAAGCTAGTTAAAAATCCTAATTACTGGGATAAGAAAAATGTGAAATCTGACGAAGTTGATTATCAAGTCGTTAAAAATCCAAATACAGCTGTACAACTCTATAAACAAGGGAAACTTGACCAAGTTGGTCTAGGAACTCCAGACCTTTACAATGCAAATAAAGGTTACACGAAAAACACGAAACTTGTAAAACTTAAAGAAGCAACGACAGACTATATCGAATATAATCAAACAGGAAAAGGAACATCAAACCCTACTGCAGCCAAGGCTCTTCAAAATAAAAATATTCGTGAAGCATTGAATCTGGCAACAGACCGTGCGACTATCGTAGCTCAAACTACCGCAGGTTCAACAGTAGCAACAGGATTGACACCAGCAGGCATGGCTAAGACTTCAGATGGTACAGACTTTGCGGAATACGCAGCTCAACCTTATACTTATGATCCTGCAAAAGCAAAAACACTTTGGGAAAAAGGATTGAAGGAAATCGGAGCAACATCTGTTAACCTTTCATACGAAACAGATGCTGATTCTCCAACAGCAAAACAACAAGCAGACTTCCTCCAAACATCATTGGCTAAAAATCTTCCAGGTTTGACAATCACTGAAAAGATTGTACCATTCCAACAACGTTTGAAAGACTCACAAAATCACCAATTTGACATGGTCAACTCACTTTGGGGTGGTGATTACGCAGAGCCATCTACATTCTTGTCACTCTTTATCAAAGGCTCAGGATACAATGACGGTGGATTTGTCAATCCAACTTATCAAGCAGCATGGGATAAAGCATCAACTCTTCCAGATGTAACAAATGATGATGCACGGAATGCAGACTATAAAGCAGCAGAAAAAGCACTTTATGATGAATCAAGTATCAATCCAATCTACTTCCGTACAACTCCAG from the Lactococcus allomyrinae genome contains:
- a CDS encoding penicillin-binding transpeptidase domain-containing protein, translating into MPTNRRKNDKTESVNKEKKTMKHPAKSIPARVNILFFVIFILFMILIAKLFNMQVLNSHFYADKIVNSGSNVQIIEGAPRGNIYDATGKPLATTTPVQAVEFTRGQNTTAEEMRQVADRLATILPSTIDAGNLTTRDKKDYFLADTKNLDKIANSLTEKEKTDKQGNDLSGAEIYDVELTKVKDSDINFTPQQTFAAKLFKEMNGTTTFNTTMIAAGDITPEQQANIAEHESSLPGISIGTSWTRTYAQNALTPLMGGVTSEKQGIPADDLDKYLKKGYQRNDRVGVAFLEKAYESDLQGTHNISKVEIDKNGNVSGTKTVQQGKRGDDLKLTINLDFQNKVNNIVKTQLDQLIQQGFGEYNKGAYAVVLNVKTGAVLALSGYQRDPSTGKITENTLGTFQSVFTPGSVVKMGTLTAAWNAGVISGNATQTAQAIQFQGSSPILDWWGSNGTESPMALTAVQALQYSSNTYMVQLAMKMLGDPYVKSGQTLDDTDRVKVYNELRKAYASYGLGTSTGLDIPGESQGYIPASDSTEATGSNLLMEAFGQYDNYTPLQLAVYAATLGNNGTRLAPHLVQGVYEGDTSGGLGGLVKNITPKIMDKVNVTPDNMDVLHQGMYEVVHGAPGLTTGTGMSQANVSISAKTGTSETSFQLPNGTWTNLTANNAVAFAPTDDPQIAIGVVIPNNTENNASNGTKANQNIVTQITNLYYSNAAYQKE
- the recR gene encoding recombination mediator RecR; the protein is MYYPEPIAKLIESFSKLPGIGQKTATRLAFHTIGMDDQDVNEFAKNLLSAKRDLRFCSICGNLTETDPCGICTDTTRDKSTILVVEESKDVLAMEKIREYRGLYHVLHGTISPMNGISPDEINVKSLIIRLMDSSVSEVIIATNATSDGEATAMYLARMIKPAGIKVTRLARGLAVGSDIEYADEVTLSKAVENRMEI
- a CDS encoding D-alanine--D-alanine ligase; this encodes MSKETLILLYGGRSAEREVSVLSAESVMRAVNYDRFNVKTYFITKSGDFIKTQEFITLPATDEKLMTNDSVVWNDKIAPSAIYETDAVVFPVLHGPMGEDGSIQGFLEILKLAYVGPNILSASSTMDKLLAKHVFESVGVPQVPYVAAFADENQAEIAEEVVEKLQFPVFVKPANMGSSVGISKVEDLTELARALTEAYKYDNRVVIEQGVDAREIECAVLGNGGEISATLPGEVVKDVAFYDYNSKYIDNKIQMDIPAHIAPKLAEQIQTYAIKAYKAVNGAGLSRCDFFVTTDGRLYLNEINAIPGFTQWSMYPLLWENMGLSYSALIEKLVDLAKSAFEIREKHLL
- a CDS encoding peptide ABC transporter substrate-binding protein; translation: MKTWKKVTLGTVALGSAALLAACGSGSGSASKSSRAPQLAIPTDISTLDSSMATDTYSNIFIGNTEEGATRVNAEGKAVPALAKSVEASSDGLTYTIKLRDGLKWSNGDSLTAKDFVYAWQRAVNPKTGSQYAYLMANIKGASEIMASKADPSTLGIKQVSDTEFTVTLTTPTPYFDFLLSQSVYYPLNQKFVEKYGKDYGTSSAKTLYSGPFVFKGKGWTGTNGSFKLVKNPNYWDKKNVKSDEVDYQVVKNPNTAVQLYKQGKLDQVGLGTPDLYNANKGYTKNTKLVKLKEATTDYIEYNQTGKGTSNPTAAKALQNKNIREALNLATDRATIVAQTTAGSTVATGLTPAGMAKTSDGTDFAEYAAQPYTYDPAKAKTLWEKGLKEIGATSVNLSYETDADSPTAKQQADFLQTSLAKNLPGLTITEKIVPFQQRLKDSQNHQFDMVNSLWGGDYAEPSTFLSLFIKGSGYNDGGFVNPTYQAAWDKASTLPDVTNDDARNADYKAAEKALYDESSINPIYFRTTPALRNTAMKGLQFNSTGLNYDLKGVYIK
- a CDS encoding peptide ABC transporter substrate-binding protein, producing the protein MKKSKLIGLSVLSLASVGVLAACGNSSSAQKNIQFSIPTDVASLDTTLLTDQYSYDVAGNVEEGATRVNSKGDAALALAKSIDVSKDGLTYTITLRDGLKWSNGDKLTAKDFVYAWQRAVDPKTGSEYAYLMGAVKGANDIMASKAAVNTLGIKVDSDTQFTVTLAQPTPYFKFLLSEPVYYPLDQKVVEKYGKQFGTTSAKMVYDGPFMFTSKNGWTGTNKKFSIYKNPNYYDKSAVKSDEIDFQVISNANTGAQLYKQKKLDFTLLPTTDLINANKNVKGFTVFKQARTDYIEYNQSGKNASSTDAQKALANQDIREALNLATNRKEVVQTALPDSTPATSFTPVGMSKTASGEDFATYAKQDYTYDAAKAKTLWEKGLKETGLTKVTLSFEAAGDLAPSAATANYLQTSYEKALPGLTINLKLVPFQQRLKDAQNGTFDMILSGWGGDYAEPSTFLQLFTTGQAYNDGKFSSKAYDKAFTEATTTPDVLNPTKVDEHYKAAEIALYQGSYINPVDFQANPALMNPNIKGLEFHSTGLAYDLKTAYLK
- a CDS encoding UDP-N-acetylmuramoyl-tripeptide--D-alanyl-D-alanine ligase encodes the protein MKLTIQEIATVVRAKNNLSELTDTEIRNIEFDSRLIKSGDIFLPLKGARDGHEFIDTAFENGAIITFSEKEINQPHFLVEDNLVAFQTLAQYYLKKTKVPVIAVTGSNGKTTTKDMIAAVLSEKYITYKTQGNHNNEIGLPYTILHMPERTEKLVLEMGMDHPGDIDFLSKLAQPELALITLIGEAHLEFMGSREAIAKGKMGITAGLHGELIAPADPIINTYIPENQKITRFGPNEDIFITKLVEHKEYLSFNTNFLDETITIPVPGKYNATNAMLAAYVGRHYGLSEKQIKEALGKVELTRNRTEWKKAANGADILSDVYNANPTAMKLILETFQAIPKNENGRKIVVLADMLELGETAAQLHADILKTLDFTTIDKVYLYGPLMENLAKATTDKPVSHFTDLSALTESLSASLTPQDQILFKGSNGMRLATVVEALTNKK
- a CDS encoding phosphoglycerate mutase, which translates into the protein MPKLVFARHGESEWNLANLFTGWADVDLSENGTQQAIDAGKLIKEAGIEFDIAYTSVLKRAIKTTNLALEYSDQLWVPVVKSWRLNERHYGGLTGLNKADAAAKHGDEQVHIWRRSYDVLPPAMDHDDKYTAHGDRRYAGLEDSLIPDAENLKVTLERALPFWEDQIAPALKEGKNVFVGAHGNSIRALVKQIKKLSDDEIMDVEIPNFPPLVFEFDDNLNVTSEYYLAPKQA
- a CDS encoding AraC family transcriptional regulator encodes the protein MQSELENIYHSKINNLNFLLVDIAYRKPHLHFDMEVSFVLEGKGKIRTQEQEFTIQAGQGIIFNSCQIHEFISEQAMKVLVVQFSTTILEIVFPQLDRTNFESQPFDLENNPEVLYFILQAALSYFEEGTHSPLRVHGYTSLVLDGLMEICNYDILSAAQQNKLMDLQERIQRISSYIHEHYTSKISLDDLATREGFSRTYFSHFFKNNFGITFKEYLDNLRCEKARTLLASTNENLLTISYICGFSDIRTLNNAFSKCYDISPKDYRKNNLNSPVVIKMSFNQDELDNQKTYNDKESFELLQDYLEARFTNFSLKS